The proteins below are encoded in one region of Marinobacter sp. F4206:
- the modB gene encoding molybdate ABC transporter permease subunit, translating into MDAYWEPVWLTLKLASLTTLLLLVAGTPIAWWLARSRHWLRQPVAAIVALPLVLPPTVLGFYLLILMGPEGVVGKLTEELELGLLPFTFEGLVIASMIYSLPFTVQPLQNAFQAVNQQFLDVAATLRASPTDRFFSVVLPLARPGFLTAGVLTFAHTIGEFGVVLMIGGNIPGETKVLSVAIYDHVEALEYTQAHWLAAGMVAFSFVVLVALYSLNGRLQPGMMK; encoded by the coding sequence ATGGACGCATACTGGGAGCCTGTCTGGCTCACTCTGAAACTGGCCAGCCTGACCACGCTACTTCTTCTGGTGGCGGGCACGCCCATTGCCTGGTGGCTGGCCCGAAGCCGGCACTGGTTGAGGCAACCGGTGGCGGCCATCGTCGCCCTGCCCCTGGTGTTGCCACCAACGGTCCTCGGGTTTTACCTGCTGATCCTGATGGGGCCTGAGGGCGTCGTGGGCAAACTGACCGAGGAACTCGAGTTGGGCCTGCTGCCCTTCACCTTCGAAGGTCTGGTGATCGCATCAATGATTTACTCCCTGCCATTTACCGTTCAGCCTCTCCAGAACGCGTTTCAGGCGGTCAACCAGCAGTTCCTGGACGTTGCCGCCACACTGCGCGCCTCACCCACAGACCGCTTTTTCTCGGTGGTGCTACCCCTGGCCCGGCCCGGATTCCTGACCGCCGGCGTGCTTACCTTTGCCCACACCATTGGCGAATTTGGCGTGGTACTGATGATTGGCGGCAATATTCCAGGTGAAACCAAGGTGCTCTCCGTCGCCATCTACGACCATGTCGAAGCCCTGGAATATACCCAGGCCCACTGGCTGGCCGCCGGCATGGTTGCCTTCTCTTTTGTCGTCCTGGTGGCGCTGTATTCCCTGAACGGGCGGTTGCAGCCGGGGATGATGAAATGA
- the modC gene encoding molybdenum ABC transporter ATP-binding protein: MTSVAGIQVRVQYRVEGFTLDVDLDLPGTGLTALFGHSGCGKTTLLRCIAGLQAADGDVTVNGDQWQGSEGTRPVHQRPLAYVFQETSLFPHLNVRHNLNYGYRRIPSAQRRISFEEVTEWLGLSHLLDRMPDGLSGGERQRVAIARALLTSPQLLLMDEPLSALDRASKQEILPYLENLRDRLAIPILYVSHSAAEVARLADHIVMMDRGRIIADGPLKETLARADQPFGLEPDAGVIIDAHIGEQDEQWHLCRADFPGGHLWLRTEDNLTTGQAIRMQVLARDISLALSEQTGQSIQNLLPAVIDEIASELSPGTSMVRLLAGQTPFLARLTSRAVHTLNLTIGQKVWMQVKSVALVE, from the coding sequence ATGACGTCAGTGGCCGGCATTCAGGTGCGCGTTCAGTACCGGGTGGAGGGCTTCACCCTGGATGTGGATCTTGATCTGCCAGGCACCGGCCTTACTGCCCTGTTCGGCCATTCCGGTTGCGGCAAGACCACGCTGTTGCGCTGCATCGCGGGTCTGCAAGCCGCCGACGGCGACGTGACCGTCAATGGTGATCAATGGCAAGGCAGCGAGGGCACGCGCCCGGTTCACCAGCGCCCACTGGCCTATGTCTTCCAGGAAACGTCCCTGTTCCCGCACCTCAACGTGCGCCACAACCTCAATTACGGCTACCGCCGCATACCCTCGGCGCAGCGCCGGATAAGCTTTGAAGAGGTCACCGAGTGGCTCGGGCTGTCGCACCTGCTGGATCGGATGCCAGACGGACTGTCCGGTGGCGAGCGCCAACGGGTCGCCATCGCTCGCGCCCTGCTGACCAGCCCCCAACTGCTGCTGATGGACGAGCCCCTGTCGGCGCTGGACCGGGCCAGCAAACAGGAAATCCTGCCCTACCTTGAGAACCTGAGAGACAGGCTGGCCATTCCGATCCTCTACGTTTCCCATTCCGCCGCCGAGGTCGCGCGACTTGCCGACCATATCGTGATGATGGATCGGGGCCGTATCATCGCCGACGGGCCCTTGAAGGAAACGCTGGCCCGAGCCGACCAGCCATTTGGTCTGGAGCCGGATGCCGGCGTCATCATTGATGCTCACATCGGGGAACAGGACGAGCAGTGGCACCTGTGCCGGGCCGATTTCCCGGGTGGCCACCTGTGGCTCCGGACGGAGGACAACCTGACCACCGGCCAGGCCATTCGAATGCAGGTCCTGGCGCGGGATATCAGCCTGGCCCTCAGCGAACAAACCGGGCAGAGCATTCAGAACCTGCTTCCGGCGGTCATTGACGAGATTGCCTCGGAGTTGAGTCCGGGCACCTCCATGGTTCGGCTCCTGGCCGGCCAGACTCCCTTCCTGGCCCGCCTCACCTCACGGGCCGTTCACACCCTCAATCTGACAATCGGCCAGAAGGTCTGGATGCAGGTCAAATCCGTCGCCCTTGTGGAGTAA
- the crp gene encoding cAMP-activated global transcriptional regulator CRP has product MATIVKPVEQKTKHLDYFLSQCHRRRYPAKSTIIYAGDKSDSLFYIVKGSVTVIIEDDDGREMIMAYLNAGDFFGEMGLFDNMDSRSAWVKAKTECEVAEISYTKFREIAQQDPRVLYFIGEQMASRLRQTTRKVGDLAFLDVTGRVARTLLDLCKEPDAMTHPDGMQIKITRQEIGRIVGCSREMVGRVLKTLEDQGLVRVKGKTMVVYGTR; this is encoded by the coding sequence ATGGCCACTATCGTCAAGCCGGTTGAGCAGAAAACCAAACATCTCGACTATTTCCTTTCGCAGTGCCATCGCCGCCGTTACCCAGCCAAGAGCACGATTATCTACGCGGGTGACAAGAGCGACTCCCTGTTTTATATCGTCAAGGGTTCCGTGACCGTCATTATCGAGGATGATGATGGCCGGGAGATGATCATGGCCTACCTCAACGCCGGTGACTTTTTTGGCGAAATGGGTCTGTTCGACAACATGGATTCCCGCAGCGCCTGGGTAAAAGCCAAAACCGAGTGCGAAGTGGCGGAGATCTCCTACACCAAGTTCCGGGAAATCGCGCAGCAGGATCCCCGGGTGCTTTACTTTATCGGTGAGCAGATGGCGTCCCGCCTGCGCCAGACCACCCGCAAGGTGGGCGATTTGGCGTTTCTGGATGTCACCGGCCGGGTAGCGCGCACGCTGCTGGATCTGTGCAAGGAGCCGGATGCCATGACCCACCCGGATGGCATGCAGATCAAGATCACCCGTCAGGAGATTGGCCGCATTGTGGGTTGTTCCCGGGAGATGGTGGGCCGGGTCCTGAAAACCCTGGAAGACCAGGGACTGGTGCGGGTCAAAGGCAAAACCATGGTGGTTTACGGTACGCGCTAG
- a CDS encoding OsmC family protein, whose amino-acid sequence MKATVDWTGNASFKVTSGSGHSVQLDGPPDHGGENLGPRPMEMLLMGLGGCSSFDVMSILKKSRQDVTACHAELEAERADAVPAVFTRIHLHFVVTGHQLKENLVKRAVSLSAEKYCSASIMLEQAGVEISHSHEIREAG is encoded by the coding sequence ATGAAAGCAACCGTTGACTGGACCGGCAATGCCAGTTTCAAAGTCACCAGTGGCAGCGGCCACAGTGTTCAGCTTGATGGTCCGCCGGATCATGGCGGCGAAAATCTCGGGCCGCGCCCGATGGAAATGCTGCTGATGGGCCTTGGCGGTTGCTCCTCCTTTGATGTCATGAGCATCTTGAAGAAGAGCCGGCAGGACGTTACCGCCTGCCACGCCGAGCTCGAGGCCGAGCGCGCCGACGCCGTGCCCGCGGTCTTCACAAGGATTCACCTGCACTTCGTCGTCACCGGCCACCAGCTGAAAGAAAACCTGGTGAAGCGTGCCGTCAGCCTGTCGGCGGAGAAGTACTGTTCAGCGTCAATCATGCTGGAACAGGCCGGCGTCGAGATTAGCCACAGTCATGAAATCCGGGAAGCCGGATAA
- the speD gene encoding adenosylmethionine decarboxylase, translated as METKLQLHGFNNLTKSLSFNIYDICYAQTEEQREAYIDYIDEMYNAERLTQILTDVVKIIGANVLNIARQDYEPHGASVTMLIAEHELTDGEEPDNAESPGPLPDAIVAHLDKSHVTVHTYPESHPHDGVSTFRADIDVSTCGLISPLKVLNYLIHSFDSDVVTVDYRVRGFTRDVDGTKHYIDHDINSIQNYLTEDTQNAYQMIDVNVYQENLFHTKMMLKNFKLDNYVFGVNASDLDPGEAQSIEDRLRREMLEIFYSRNVE; from the coding sequence ATGGAAACCAAACTCCAGCTGCACGGTTTCAACAACCTGACCAAATCCCTGAGCTTCAACATCTACGATATCTGTTATGCGCAGACCGAAGAACAGCGCGAAGCGTACATTGATTACATCGATGAGATGTACAACGCCGAGCGGCTGACCCAGATCCTGACCGACGTGGTCAAGATCATCGGTGCCAACGTGCTCAACATTGCCCGTCAGGACTACGAGCCACACGGCGCTTCGGTCACCATGCTGATTGCCGAGCACGAACTGACCGATGGTGAAGAGCCGGACAACGCCGAATCCCCGGGCCCTCTGCCGGATGCCATTGTGGCCCATCTGGACAAGAGTCATGTCACGGTGCACACCTATCCGGAGAGCCACCCCCACGACGGCGTCAGTACCTTCCGGGCCGATATCGACGTGTCCACCTGTGGCCTGATTTCACCACTCAAGGTGCTGAACTACCTGATTCACAGTTTCGACTCGGACGTGGTCACCGTGGATTACCGGGTCCGAGGCTTCACCCGTGACGTCGACGGCACCAAACACTACATCGACCACGACATCAATTCGATCCAGAACTATCTGACCGAAGATACCCAGAACGCCTACCAGATGATTGATGTCAACGTGTATCAGGAAAACCTGTTCCACACCAAGATGATGCTGAAGAACTTCAAACTCGATAACTATGTATTTGGCGTCAACGCCAGCGATCTTGATCCGGGCGAGGCGCAATCCATCGAAGACCGTCTGCGTCGGGAAATGCTGGAGATTTTCTACTCCCGCAACGTGGAATAA
- a CDS encoding FMN-dependent NADH-azoreductase, translating into MKNVLVITASIFGQDGQSSQLVKRTLEQLKQAHGEIRTTHRDLAAEPVPHLDASRFGAFLTGQDDRSDNQQRVVDYSDSLIEEVKQADVVVIGVPMYNFGIPSVLKAYFDHIARAGITFRYTENGPVGLLEDRPVYILAARGGIYAGTPNDSQTPYLRSFLGFLGLTDLHFIYAEGLNMGDEQKETALNEASRDIETLTA; encoded by the coding sequence ATGAAAAACGTACTCGTCATCACCGCAAGCATCTTTGGCCAGGACGGCCAGTCATCCCAGCTCGTCAAGCGCACCCTGGAGCAGTTGAAACAGGCTCATGGCGAGATCCGGACCACCCATCGCGATCTGGCCGCCGAGCCCGTTCCACATCTCGATGCCTCGCGATTCGGCGCCTTCCTGACCGGCCAAGACGACCGCAGCGACAACCAACAGCGGGTCGTCGATTATTCAGATTCACTGATTGAAGAAGTCAAGCAGGCGGACGTGGTGGTCATTGGCGTACCCATGTACAACTTCGGCATTCCATCGGTCCTGAAGGCCTATTTCGATCACATTGCCCGGGCCGGCATTACCTTCCGCTACACTGAGAACGGTCCGGTGGGTCTGCTCGAGGACCGCCCCGTCTATATTCTGGCGGCGCGCGGCGGCATCTATGCCGGCACACCGAATGACTCACAGACGCCGTACCTGAGATCGTTCCTGGGCTTCCTCGGCCTGACCGATCTGCACTTCATTTATGCCGAGGGCCTGAACATGGGTGACGAACAGAAAGAAACGGCCCTGAACGAAGCCAGCCGGGATATTGAAACCCTCACCGCCTGA
- a CDS encoding pirin family protein — MTERTLRQVIPGAETSDGAGVRIKRSLGQHPAVRLDPFLMLDEFGSAEAADYIAGFPSHPHRGFETVTYMIEGHMLHEDHLGNRGNLRNGGVQWMTAGRGIIHSEMPQQEEGVMRGFQLWLNLPAAEKMTDAGYRDIQPEDIPDIAIDGGRIKLIAGTMTMAGVARHGAITGQSTEPVYADLHLDANAQVTLPVPETHNGLLYLYDGEASLGTEELQRNAASVLGEGDRIAVTAGANGARLLLIAGKPIGEPVVQYGPFVMNTREEIEQALQDFRDGRLTA; from the coding sequence ATGACAGAACGCACACTCAGACAGGTCATACCGGGCGCTGAGACCTCAGACGGCGCCGGGGTTCGCATCAAGCGCTCATTGGGTCAGCACCCTGCGGTACGGCTGGACCCCTTCCTGATGCTGGACGAATTTGGATCGGCGGAGGCCGCTGATTACATCGCCGGTTTCCCGTCACATCCGCACCGTGGCTTCGAAACCGTGACCTATATGATCGAAGGTCACATGCTGCACGAAGACCATCTGGGCAACCGCGGGAATTTGCGCAATGGCGGCGTACAGTGGATGACCGCCGGACGCGGCATCATCCACTCGGAAATGCCTCAGCAGGAGGAAGGCGTGATGCGCGGCTTCCAGCTCTGGCTGAATCTGCCGGCAGCGGAGAAAATGACCGACGCAGGCTACCGCGATATCCAGCCGGAGGACATTCCGGACATCGCCATCGACGGCGGCCGGATAAAACTCATCGCCGGAACCATGACGATGGCCGGCGTCGCCCGGCACGGCGCCATTACCGGTCAAAGCACCGAACCGGTCTACGCCGACCTTCATCTGGACGCAAACGCCCAGGTGACCCTGCCGGTCCCGGAAACCCACAACGGCCTGCTGTACCTTTATGACGGCGAGGCCAGCCTGGGCACTGAGGAGCTGCAGCGCAACGCAGCCAGCGTGCTCGGAGAGGGGGATCGGATTGCCGTCACCGCCGGCGCAAACGGGGCCCGCCTGCTGCTGATTGCCGGCAAGCCCATTGGCGAACCCGTGGTGCAGTACGGGCCGTTTGTGATGAACACCCGCGAGGAAATCGAGCAGGCGTTACAGGACTTCCGGGACGGCCGACTGACTGCCTGA
- a CDS encoding phosphoribulokinase, with product MSKRHPIIAVTGSSGAGTTTTGQIFNRMFASEGLDAAMVSGDSFHRYNREQMARLAAKGQFGERNHFALAANHIDKLEALFYDYGHTGNGRYRRYVHDEDRELMAAGHKPGTFTPWGPLPADTDLLFYEGLHGGVVSDAYNIAQYVDLLIGVVPIVNLEWIQKIHRDTNKRGYSQDAVVETIINRMDDYVHDIVPQFSQTHINFQRIPLVDTSNPFVVRDVPTEDESMLVIRFRDPSEVDFPYLLQVIANSSLSRHDTLVIPGTKMALAMDLLVRPMVQRLMARKPFA from the coding sequence ATGTCCAAGCGCCACCCGATTATTGCGGTCACCGGTTCGTCCGGCGCCGGAACGACCACAACCGGCCAGATCTTCAATCGCATGTTTGCCAGTGAAGGGCTGGATGCGGCCATGGTCAGCGGCGACAGTTTTCACCGGTACAATCGGGAGCAGATGGCCAGACTCGCCGCCAAGGGTCAGTTCGGAGAGCGCAACCACTTTGCGCTGGCGGCCAATCACATCGATAAACTCGAAGCCCTGTTTTACGACTATGGCCATACCGGCAACGGTCGCTATCGTCGGTACGTGCACGATGAGGATCGGGAACTGATGGCCGCCGGCCACAAGCCGGGAACATTCACCCCCTGGGGGCCGCTGCCCGCGGATACCGATCTGCTGTTCTATGAGGGCTTGCACGGGGGTGTCGTCAGCGATGCCTACAACATCGCCCAGTACGTGGACCTGTTGATTGGTGTGGTGCCGATTGTGAACCTGGAGTGGATCCAGAAGATCCATCGGGATACCAACAAGCGAGGCTACAGCCAGGACGCGGTGGTGGAGACCATCATCAACCGGATGGACGATTACGTTCACGACATCGTGCCGCAGTTTTCCCAGACCCACATCAACTTCCAGCGTATTCCGCTGGTGGATACCTCCAACCCGTTCGTGGTCCGCGATGTGCCGACCGAAGACGAGAGCATGTTGGTGATCCGGTTCCGGGATCCGTCCGAGGTGGATTTCCCGTACCTGCTTCAGGTCATCGCCAACAGCAGTCTGTCCCGGCATGACACGCTGGTGATACCGGGAACAAAAATGGCGCTGGCCATGGACCTGCTGGTGAGGCCCATGGTTCAGCGCCTGATGGCCAGAAAACCGTTCGCCTGA
- a CDS encoding DUF1631 family protein has protein sequence MDPRERRSSPRKPIKLAAQIDLGGGDSWPCQIADFCAEGLFVRYSGETSRKLDRALGSGNPPELVVRFRSPDGQRRHELHVSIVRRIDGAMGVNFTRSNPEAVDAMLQQCGSSRNQDRASLRAPSDRVQYVLHQSAKAVIQFIEPLMDNCFGQMAAGLKQAAQKAPNDQQANEFMDASGQLLARQRVIWHQMARTLESPLKPAPKGFPGSELSVVDKGEFEDWLTIRVMVTKADTQYRGDLLQLKLRLDKLGIANATGHHNPLGPSLVCESFHAGLSQLKASREVEKVCLKVFEQTVLQQLGPLYEELNNILIRQGVLPDLDLSKYLSDQAVTRPESRPAEAPAPKPEQKQKQKATARETVPSDEPVASSASNRAKASRAGGEFRGYAQAAQTAFATVRNLLNTLSASRVARGDSEPVSFPPNARPLSTGELHRELQQLQVQAVAPDSDAVTLKERVVEKVRASGDSKLDDEQQGTLDVVDRFFRSVVESPKLSEYAQERMRQLEVPVLKVVMRDPAFFDDQDSPVRGVMNRLAQLGVKGGRINPVVQRKVDELIQRITTDFEQDTGVFESTVQELDSLIDRQNLVYRRNVERVTAAAEGAQKVAESKQAVADVLDEKLAGRKVPKAVLSLLDGGWRDLLSLTWIRQGPDSQLWHDYLAVIDSLLSFAVDPDSTINLPELLRVIQDGLASISSNHMPSSQIRDELKQFLVRAPDKAPDLVEVPPAQPEKKDTQVLSEREQRSLQRWVNRAQRLRTGDWLRDQEKPDEPQYIRLVWIARSFSRFVFVNHQGMRVVELELEALARQMRKGIIVPDNQYERPLVDESIDRMVRKVYDQLSWASTHDELTGLLGRREFERMLEQQLARREDERTLVRLDLRRFRLLNDTAGYQAGDETLKMVADLLGRAVEDGMPLARLAGNEFALLVPAENALQMAGELVRSVEAAEFTFDGRTYRLSASAGVVPELPALVSAERWLRASEQALAAAKQQGHGKVAQYSLDAGDQARQEQIAAKVAGLSDLNEERMLLRCQKIIPLHGQAAMSPQYEVLISMYDDAGTLITGRDFVRMAERYDRMQAVDRWVVGHMLDWLQAKAPDPRHMGGICINLSGYSLNDQSLLEFIYEKLSQKDAPIERLWFELTEASAINDVEAVADFMREMKELGCRFCLGNFGSGPSSFQFMRSLPVDLIKIDSTFTGQLTTSETDRAMVQSMVEMAHYMKREVIACQVESRDILDMLTQLGVDYAQGFVVEKPRLLDSLI, from the coding sequence ATGGATCCGAGAGAACGTCGTAGCAGCCCCCGCAAACCCATCAAGCTGGCGGCCCAAATAGATCTGGGGGGCGGAGATTCCTGGCCCTGCCAGATCGCCGATTTTTGCGCCGAAGGGCTGTTTGTCCGCTATTCCGGCGAAACCTCCCGTAAGCTTGATCGTGCGCTCGGTTCCGGCAATCCGCCCGAGTTGGTGGTGCGTTTCCGCAGCCCGGACGGCCAGCGCCGGCACGAATTGCATGTCAGTATCGTCCGGCGAATTGATGGTGCCATGGGGGTGAACTTTACCCGGTCGAACCCCGAGGCCGTCGATGCCATGCTGCAGCAGTGTGGTAGCTCCCGCAACCAGGACCGTGCCTCGCTCAGGGCGCCCAGTGATCGTGTCCAGTACGTTCTGCATCAGTCGGCCAAGGCGGTCATTCAATTTATTGAACCCCTGATGGACAACTGTTTCGGGCAGATGGCGGCTGGGCTCAAGCAGGCCGCCCAGAAAGCCCCGAACGATCAGCAGGCCAACGAATTCATGGATGCCTCCGGGCAGCTCCTGGCCCGACAGCGGGTTATCTGGCACCAGATGGCCCGGACTCTGGAATCACCACTGAAGCCTGCCCCCAAGGGCTTTCCCGGTTCCGAGCTGTCCGTGGTGGACAAAGGGGAGTTTGAGGACTGGCTGACCATCCGGGTGATGGTCACCAAGGCCGACACCCAATACCGCGGCGACCTGCTCCAGCTCAAACTGCGCCTGGACAAACTGGGCATTGCCAATGCTACGGGCCACCATAATCCGCTGGGGCCCTCCCTCGTGTGCGAGTCCTTTCATGCCGGACTTAGCCAGCTCAAGGCGAGCCGTGAGGTGGAGAAGGTGTGCCTGAAGGTATTCGAGCAAACGGTTTTGCAGCAACTGGGGCCCCTGTACGAGGAACTCAATAATATCCTGATCCGGCAGGGGGTGTTGCCGGACCTGGACCTGAGCAAGTACCTGAGTGATCAGGCCGTCACCCGACCAGAATCCAGACCCGCCGAGGCCCCCGCGCCGAAACCGGAGCAGAAACAGAAGCAGAAGGCGACGGCCCGGGAGACGGTCCCCTCTGATGAGCCTGTGGCCAGTTCGGCCTCCAACCGTGCCAAGGCGTCTCGGGCAGGAGGGGAGTTCCGTGGCTATGCCCAGGCGGCGCAAACCGCGTTCGCCACGGTGCGCAACCTGCTCAACACCCTGTCGGCCAGTCGTGTTGCCCGGGGCGATTCCGAGCCGGTGTCGTTTCCGCCGAATGCCCGGCCGCTTTCCACCGGAGAGCTGCACCGGGAGTTGCAGCAGTTGCAGGTGCAGGCTGTTGCCCCCGATTCCGATGCGGTGACGCTCAAGGAGCGGGTGGTGGAAAAGGTCCGGGCCAGCGGCGACAGCAAGCTTGATGACGAGCAACAGGGCACACTGGACGTGGTGGACCGGTTTTTCCGGTCGGTGGTAGAAAGCCCGAAACTGAGCGAGTACGCCCAGGAACGAATGCGCCAGCTTGAAGTGCCGGTGCTCAAGGTGGTGATGCGGGATCCCGCCTTCTTCGATGATCAGGACAGTCCGGTTCGGGGCGTGATGAACAGACTGGCACAGCTCGGCGTGAAAGGCGGCCGTATCAATCCGGTCGTACAGCGCAAGGTTGATGAGCTGATTCAGCGCATCACCACGGATTTTGAGCAGGACACGGGCGTGTTTGAGAGCACCGTGCAGGAGCTTGATTCCCTCATCGATCGTCAGAATCTGGTTTACCGGCGCAATGTCGAGCGGGTGACAGCGGCCGCGGAAGGGGCGCAGAAAGTAGCCGAGTCGAAACAGGCCGTGGCCGATGTGCTGGACGAGAAGCTGGCAGGTCGCAAGGTCCCCAAGGCGGTCCTCAGCCTGCTCGACGGTGGCTGGCGTGACCTGCTGTCGCTGACCTGGATCCGCCAGGGTCCGGACAGCCAGCTCTGGCACGACTACCTGGCGGTCATTGATTCGCTGCTGTCGTTTGCGGTTGACCCGGACAGCACGATCAATCTGCCTGAGCTGTTGCGGGTGATCCAGGACGGGCTGGCGTCAATCTCCAGTAACCACATGCCATCGTCCCAGATTCGTGACGAACTGAAGCAGTTTCTGGTGCGCGCTCCGGACAAGGCACCCGATCTGGTGGAAGTCCCCCCGGCACAGCCTGAGAAGAAAGACACGCAGGTGCTGTCCGAACGCGAGCAACGCAGCCTGCAGCGCTGGGTCAACCGTGCCCAGCGGTTACGCACCGGCGACTGGCTGCGGGATCAGGAAAAGCCCGATGAGCCCCAGTACATCCGTCTGGTGTGGATTGCCCGGAGCTTCAGCCGTTTCGTGTTTGTCAACCATCAGGGCATGCGGGTGGTTGAGCTTGAACTCGAAGCGCTGGCCCGCCAGATGCGCAAGGGCATCATAGTTCCGGACAACCAGTACGAGCGTCCGTTGGTGGATGAAAGCATCGATCGGATGGTGCGTAAGGTCTATGACCAGCTGTCCTGGGCGTCCACCCACGACGAGCTGACCGGGCTGCTGGGACGCCGCGAATTCGAACGGATGCTGGAGCAGCAGCTGGCCCGGCGCGAGGACGAGCGGACGCTGGTCCGGTTGGATCTGCGCCGGTTCCGGTTGCTCAATGATACCGCTGGCTATCAGGCGGGCGATGAGACCCTGAAGATGGTCGCGGACCTGCTGGGGCGTGCCGTGGAAGACGGTATGCCACTGGCCCGGCTGGCGGGTAACGAATTTGCCTTGCTGGTACCGGCTGAAAACGCCCTGCAGATGGCTGGTGAGCTGGTCCGTTCGGTCGAAGCCGCGGAATTCACCTTTGACGGCCGCACCTACCGCCTGTCGGCGAGTGCCGGTGTGGTTCCGGAGTTGCCGGCGCTGGTCAGCGCCGAGCGCTGGCTGAGGGCATCGGAGCAGGCGCTGGCGGCTGCCAAACAACAGGGTCACGGCAAGGTGGCGCAGTATTCGCTGGATGCCGGCGATCAGGCTCGCCAGGAGCAGATCGCTGCGAAAGTCGCGGGGCTGAGCGATCTCAACGAGGAGCGCATGCTGTTGCGCTGCCAGAAGATCATACCCTTGCATGGTCAGGCGGCCATGTCGCCCCAGTACGAAGTGCTGATCAGCATGTACGACGATGCCGGCACCCTGATTACCGGCCGCGACTTTGTGCGCATGGCCGAACGTTATGACCGGATGCAGGCGGTGGATCGCTGGGTCGTCGGGCACATGCTGGACTGGCTGCAGGCCAAGGCGCCGGATCCCCGGCACATGGGGGGGATCTGTATCAACCTGTCCGGCTACTCACTCAATGACCAGTCGTTACTGGAGTTCATCTACGAAAAGCTGAGCCAGAAGGACGCGCCCATCGAGCGGCTCTGGTTTGAGCTCACCGAGGCATCTGCCATCAACGATGTCGAGGCCGTGGCGGATTTCATGCGGGAGATGAAAGAGCTGGGTTGTCGCTTCTGTCTGGGCAATTTTGGCAGTGGCCCGAGTTCCTTCCAGTTCATGCGATCCCTCCCGGTGGACCTGATCAAGATCGATAGCACCTTTACCGGCCAGCTCACCACCAGCGAGACCGACCGCGCGATGGTGCAGTCGATGGTGGAGATGGCCCATTACATGAAGCGGGAGGTTATTGCCTGTCAGGTTGAATCCCGGGACATTCTGGATATGCTGACACAGCTGGGTGTTGATTACGCTCAGGGCTTCGTCGTCGAGAAACCCCGTTTACTCGACAGTCTTATCTGA
- a CDS encoding aminopeptidase produces the protein MLLVTGVTGCTTIGYYSQAVSGHLSLMMAGDSVDGLIANDATPAELKDKLATSQRARRFARDALSLPVGDAFTDYVALDRPWVVVNLVAVPEFALAPHRWCYPVLGCQAYRGYFNLDDAVAEQTGFNEAGYDTFIGGVTAYSTLGWFDDPLHSGFTGMSDDRMVALMFHELAHRVVYIGDDTAFNESFATAVELEGLRLWSNRSGDPESFRRALERLQQRNQTLALVETTTSQLEALYQQQERLSVDTMRERKADLLAGLLEAYSELSRQWTQPGPFGDSPASLNNANLALFRQYNQYVPGFRQLLRDQNHDFKAFYAAVEALSERPETERSRQLAELSERFVEDF, from the coding sequence TTGCTACTGGTAACAGGGGTTACCGGTTGTACGACCATTGGCTACTACAGCCAGGCGGTGAGCGGCCATCTGTCCCTGATGATGGCCGGGGATTCGGTGGACGGGCTTATTGCCAATGACGCCACGCCCGCAGAACTGAAGGACAAACTGGCGACCAGCCAGCGGGCCCGACGCTTTGCCCGCGACGCTCTCAGCTTGCCAGTGGGCGACGCATTCACCGACTATGTGGCCCTGGACCGGCCCTGGGTGGTGGTCAACCTCGTTGCCGTACCCGAGTTCGCCCTCGCCCCCCACCGCTGGTGCTACCCGGTACTCGGCTGCCAGGCATACCGGGGCTATTTCAACCTCGACGATGCCGTGGCGGAACAGACCGGGTTCAACGAAGCCGGCTACGACACCTTCATCGGCGGGGTAACGGCCTACTCGACCCTGGGCTGGTTCGACGACCCGCTGCATTCGGGATTCACCGGGATGTCCGACGACCGAATGGTGGCTCTGATGTTTCACGAACTGGCACACCGTGTGGTGTACATCGGCGACGACACTGCCTTCAATGAAAGTTTTGCGACCGCGGTCGAACTCGAGGGCCTGAGGCTGTGGTCCAACCGCTCGGGCGATCCCGAATCATTCCGGCGAGCACTTGAGCGCCTGCAGCAACGCAACCAGACCCTGGCACTGGTGGAAACCACCACCTCGCAGCTGGAGGCCCTGTACCAACAGCAGGAACGACTGTCCGTCGACACCATGCGCGAACGCAAGGCTGATCTGCTGGCGGGACTTCTGGAGGCCTATTCGGAGCTATCCCGGCAGTGGACCCAGCCCGGCCCGTTCGGCGACAGCCCCGCCAGCCTGAACAACGCCAATCTCGCCCTGTTCCGGCAGTACAACCAGTATGTCCCGGGCTTTCGCCAGCTGTTGCGCGACCAGAATCATGATTTCAAAGCGTTCTACGCGGCGGTGGAAGCCTTGTCGGAGCGCCCGGAAACCGAGCGCTCTCGTCAACTCGCCGAACTGTCAGAGCGGTTTGTAGAAGACTTTTGA